The segment CCAGCTCCATGGCGAGGACGGACCCCTGACGGCAGGCTCGCCCCGCGGGCCAGAGGAGACGGCGCCGGGCACGGCCCCCGGAGATGCCCTCGGCGGCCCTGACAGCATCGGGTCCTCCCTGACCCTACCgccaccctgagcatcccgtCCCCCCATCccgagggcagggagaggcGGGGGCCTTCCCCCCGGGGCCGGCTGCCAAGATGGTGATGTCCCAGGGCACCTACACCTTCCTCACCTGCTTCGCGGGCTTCTGGCTCATCTGGGGCCTCATcgtgctgctgtgctgcttctgcagctaCCTGCGGCGGCGGGTGAAGCGGCAGCAGGAGGAGCGGCTGCGGGAGCAGAGCCTGCGCGCGCTGGAGATGGAGCCGCTGCACTACGAGGGTTACGGGGGCAGCCCCCCCGGCATCGCCATTCCCCACCGCCTCCGCCTCGAGccccaccatcaccatcaccacccCCACCACATCCCACCCCCCCGGCCCTGGAGCTGCCGGCACGGtaaggagcagggaggggctcTCGCATCCCCGCAGCACGTGCCTGCCTCTGTTTTGGGGGGGATACGACGTGAGAGCCGGGGCGCAGCGCTGACGGCAGCAGGGGTCCGGGGGGGGCTTTGCCTTGCAGAGTCGGACCTGTCAAAGCCGCCGTGCTATGAGGAGGCGCTGCTGATGGCGGAGCCCCCCCCGCCGTACAGCGAGGTGCTGATGGACACGAGGGGGCTCTACCGCAAAATCAACGCCCCTTTCCTGAGCCATGAGCGGctggagaagcaggagcagcctcccAGCTACAAACCCCTTTTCCTGGACGCCGGCTACGGTTCAGCGCTGCACCTGCCCCGCTCAGccagccccggccctgcctgCCCGGACCTCTACCTGCAGCAGGAGTGCTCCCCACGCATGTTTCCCAGCTGGACGGACTcggagctcagcagcagggacacctaCGAGACGGGACCCTGGCACCTCCCGGTCTCCATGCCTCTCTTCGGCAGGACTACCGCTGTCTAACAGCGGCCACGGGGGACGCCCGGACCTTGCCATGCACctgggggggtggggggctTCGGTTGCTCGTgtcaccccagggacacccgccCCGGCGCGGGCCATCGCCGCCGGCGCGGAAGGGGCTGGTTCCCCGTCTGGCCCCCGCCGGCCCCACCATGGCCGGGGGCGCTGGGGACCCGGACTCTGCTctgtttcttaaattttttgtttgttacaGTTTGAGAATAAAAGTTTGTGGCTCGGGTTTGCCTCCTGGCGGGCTGGCATGGTGGGACCGCCCCCTCCCCAAGGCAGCCGTAGCCCCCCcactcccagccctccctgccgccccagcaggctgcagccccGTGGGAGACGCTTTATTTATTAACAGACATGAGCACACCGCCGGTACAGAACTTGTGCTTTCCAAAAAGTTTCCGGGGGGAATGGGGGGAGAGGGGCCAAGCAGGGGCCAAGCAGGGGAGGACGGGGCTCCCAGCAAAAAAGGAGTGGGGAAGGGGTAAAAGCCCCCACACCAGCTCCCTgcgggggtttggggggggaCGCCGCTGGCTGCAGCCTTGCCTCGGTCGGGTCACTTTATTGCCAtattcatttattattattattattatttctttttttttttttttttttcctttgaactCGTGCAAAGTACTGAGGGGG is part of the Oenanthe melanoleuca isolate GR-GAL-2019-014 chromosome 13, OMel1.0, whole genome shotgun sequence genome and harbors:
- the PRR7 gene encoding proline-rich protein 7 isoform X3 is translated as MVMSQGTYTFLTCFAGFWLIWGLIVLLCCFCSYLRRRVKRQQEERLREQSLRALEMEPLHYEGYGGSPPGIAIPHRLRLEPHHHHHHPHHIPPPRPWSCRHESDLSKPPCYEEALLMAEPPPPYSEVLMDTRGLYRKINAPFLSHERLEKQEQPPSYKPLFLDAGYGSALHLPRSASPGPACPDLYLQQECSPRMFPSWTDSELSSRDTYETGPWHLPVSMPLFGRTTAV
- the PRR7 gene encoding proline-rich protein 7 isoform X2, which encodes MVMSQGTYTFLTCFAGFWLIWGLIVLLCCFCSYLRRRVKRQQEERLREQSLRALEMEPLHYEGYGGSPPGIAIPHRLRLEPHHHHHHPHHIPPPRPWSCRHGVRGGLCLAESDLSKPPCYEEALLMAEPPPPYSEVLMDTRGLYRKINAPFLSHERLEKQEQPPSYKPLFLDAGYGSALHLPRSASPGPACPDLYLQQECSPRMFPSWTDSELSSRDTYETGPWHLPVSMPLFGRTTAV
- the PRR7 gene encoding proline-rich protein 7 isoform X1 — encoded protein: MVMSQGTYTFLTCFAGFWLIWGLIVLLCCFCSYLRRRVKRQQEERLREQSLRALEMEPLHYEGYGGSPPGIAIPHRLRLEPHHHHHHPHHIPPPRPWSCRHGKEQGGALASPQHVPASVLGGIRRESRGAALTAAGVRGGLCLAESDLSKPPCYEEALLMAEPPPPYSEVLMDTRGLYRKINAPFLSHERLEKQEQPPSYKPLFLDAGYGSALHLPRSASPGPACPDLYLQQECSPRMFPSWTDSELSSRDTYETGPWHLPVSMPLFGRTTAV